From Penicillium psychrofluorescens genome assembly, chromosome: 6, one genomic window encodes:
- a CDS encoding uncharacterized protein (ID:PFLUO_008932-T1.cds;~source:funannotate) — translation MAPAPRRDLLPKEHFAFAFGKLKTQNYHDPAARAPGSHTIRTLAWNPTGQLIAAGSVDRTLRIWNPERPNVRYSTDLRGHTAGVEKVVFNPVRDAELASCSTDGTVRFWDVRSKTCVSRLDIGGEPFTLSWSPDGSTIIAGRKDDILVPISVTSPSTPNILSNGISASPTPSKPNASTYTALEPHPQNVQTNATTFSHKISTPSSPDLHFFATTGDGTVKIISYPSFNIQHTLNAHTSACSAVALSPLGRYLAIGGSDALISLWDTTDWICRRTLSSENGGAIRNVSWSFDGRFICGAWDEPGCGGHGLEIFHAESGDSVYTVPTSGNINAGIPAVAWHPSRYWLAYSTTGDGPGSGLKIVGAAGGGL, via the exons ATGGCGCCCGCCCCGCGCCGCGACCTCCTCCCCAAGGAGCACTTCGCTTTTGCCTTCGGCAAGCTCAAGACCCAGAACTACCATGATCCGGCAGCGCGCGCTCCAGGAAGTCACAC CATCCGCACCCTCGCATGGAATCCCACCGGCCAATTAATCGCCGCAGGCTCCGTGGACCGCACCTTGCGGATCTGGAACCCGGAGCGGCCTAATGTGCGCTACTCGACTGACCTGCGCGGCCACACGGCCGGCGTCGAGAAGGTCGTCTTCAATCCCGTGCGAGACGCAGAGCtggcgagctgctcgacaGATGGGACGGTGCGGTTCTGGGACGTACGCTCTAAGACGTGCGTGAGCCGGCTGGATATCGGCGGCGAACCGTTTACGCTTTCGTGGTCGCCCGATGGGAGTACTATTATCGCCGGGAGGAAG GATGATATCCTCGTCCCCATATCCGTCACATCACCCTCCACACCCAACATCCTCTCCAATGGCATCTCCGCCTCTCCCACACCCTCCAAACCCAACGCATCAACCTACACAGCCCTCGAACCGCACCCACAAAACGTTCAAACGAACGCCACGACATTCTCACACAAAATCAGcaccccctcctccccggaCCTGCACTTCTTCGCCACAACGGGCGACGGCACGGTCAAGATAATCTCCTACCCATCCTTCAACATACAACACACCCTAAACGCACACACCTCCGCCTGCTCAGCCGTCGCCCTCTCCCCGCTGGGCCGCTACCTCGCCATAGGAGGCAGCGACGCACTGATCTCGCTCTGGGACACGACGGACTGGATCTGTCGGCGGACATTGTCTAGCGAGAACGGCGGCGCGATCCGGAATGTCAGCTGGAGCTTCGATGGACGGTTTATCTGTGGCGCGTGGGATGAGCCTGGGTGCGGTGGGCATGGGCTGGAGATCTTCCATGCTGAGTCTGGGGATAGTGTCTATACTGTTCCCACTTCGGGGAATATCAATGCAGGCATCCCTGCTGTGGCGTGGCATCCGTCGCGCTACTGGTTGGCATATTCGACTACGGGGGATGGGCCGGGGAGTGGGTTGAAGATTGTTGGTGCGGCCGGGGGTGGGCTTTGA
- a CDS encoding uncharacterized protein (ID:PFLUO_008933-T1.cds;~source:funannotate), translating into MADPTPSSLFALDPSQYSSADFSQSASMADYGPPADAANHSESNTGPRSKRIACVVCRRRKLRCDGKRPSCGTCSRLGHECAYDEARKKSGPKRGYVKQLEARLAQVETLLKGQDPDTTQRALPQSHDNAFSATLTEESILSLPDISGLAEEMDGPMPTANAAPTSQSGQIFFPCSQQSTPNDPSWDLISLGLEEPLPTQDVIDELDHIYFEKIHPILPIIHRPRYYAALNLAPHMRPPICLRYIMWCHAASVTDKYYSLHVHFYNRARKYADLDEMKGFGESVVSMRHCQTWILIGTYEFRMIYFPRAWLSVGKASRLALMMGLHRLDGEMLDVKQTILPPRDWTDREERRRTFWMGFCIDRYASIGTGWPMLIDEQDINTNLPASEESFIKSKPQRTLRLADILAGEGVTTLSPFGCVVVLASLFGKNFLHIHRPSPQDNDHDLNGEFWKRHRSHDNILLHIALSLPDHLRLPTGVEDVNVIFANMSIHTSTICLHQAAIFKAEKNKMPNQIVTESKRRCLVAANQISSTMKMISHMDLTSLNPFMSFCLYISARVFVQYLKSRPDDSTVQSSLQFVIGALNAMKSKNPLTESFLVQLDVDLEGTGIRAVNASFADSAKQTAQIMQSFCSDASSHYPATFIPSQHTQPSFPTANQYPAQNGMTTSLPSRHKDSMSSFPEERTREPNRLFPQNSQLAPDFATGMILDMDVDLSPDFGSSDKNNPPSDHPTPSTLNSSSNTSYSMNGAENNSPGKKQQKLNSTYGSQGPTTTSSDTSNSVHISPTGTEPSSQAPNNLNPLAGQMYPGTTESSMGSSGMAHAFSMPSGWDIPPNPDADGDNNLDFGTVLTEAQWANILNGTGPDHSTGWENWRST; encoded by the exons ATGGCAGATCCAACGCCTTCCTCCCTGTTCGCCCTGGACCCTTCCCAGTATTCATCTGCCGACTTCTCCCAGTCCGCGTCGATGGCCGATTACGGCCCCCCCGCGGACGCCGCCAACCACAGCGAGAGCAACACCGGCCCCCGCTCCAAGCGCATCGCCTGTGTCGTCTGCCGCAGAAGAAAACTGCGATGCGATGGTAAGCGACCGAGCTGCGGGACCTGCTCTCGACTGGGCCATGAGTGCGCCTACGACGAAGCGCGCAAAAAGAGCGGTCCGAAGCGAGGGTATGTCAAGCAGCTGGAGGCACGATTAG CTCAGGTTGAGACCCTCCTGAAAGGCCAGGATCCCGACACCACCCAGCGAGCCCTGCCGCAGTCCCATGACAATGCATTCTCTGCGACCCTCACTGAAGAGTCTATACTGTCCTTGCCTGATATCTCGGGACTGGCAGAGGAAATGGATGGACCGATGCCCACCGCGAATGCGGCCCCCACATCCCAGTCGGGCCAGATATTTTTTCCCTGTTCACAACAGAGCACACCCAATGACCCTTCGTGGGACCTGATCAGCTTGGGTCTGGAAGAGCCGCTTCCCACGCAGGACGTGATTGACGAATT GGACCATATCTACTTTGAGAAAATTCACCCGATACTGCCGATCATCCACCGGCCTCGATACTATGCGGCATTAAACCTCGCACCGCATATGCGGCCACCGATCTGTCTGCGATACATTATGTGGTGTCATGCGGCATCTGTCACTGACAAATATTATTCCCTGCACGTCCACTTCTACAACCGAGCGCGCAAGTATGCCGATTTAGATGAGATGAAGGGCTTCGGGGAGAGCGTGGTCAGTATGAGGCACTGTCAAACGTGGATCCTCATCGGCACATATGAATTCCGCATGATTTACTTCCCGCGAGCATGGCTGAGTGTCGGCAAGGCCTCGCGGCTAGCGCTCATGATGGGATTGCACCGGTTGGATGGCGAAATGCTCGATGTCAAACAGACTATACTGCCACCCCGAGACTGGACAGATCGCGAAGAACGCAGAAGAACCTTCTGGATGGGCTTTTGCATTGACCGCTATGCGAGTATTGGTACCGGCTGGCCCATGCTCATCGATGAGCAAGAC ATCAACACAAACTTGCCTGCCTCGGAGGAGTCCTTTATCAAGAGCAAACCCCAGCGAACTCTCCGCCTTGCCGATATCCTGGCAGGCGAGGGTGTCACCACTTTGTCACCATTCGGATGCGTGGTTGTCTTGGCCTCTCTCTTTGGGAAGAACTTCCTCCATATCCATCGTCCCAGCCCACAAGACAACGATCATGATCTGAATGGAGAGTTTTGGAAGcgccatcgcagccatgATAATATTCTCCTTCATATCGCATTGTCCCTGCCCGATCATCTTCGACTCCCGACTGGTGTGGAGGATGTCAATGTCATTTTTGCCAACATGAGCATTCACACTTCGACCATCTGTCTTCATCAGGCGGCGATCTtcaaggccgagaagaatAAGATGCCCAACCAGATTGTCACCGAAAGTAAGCGCAGGTGTCTTGTGGCTGCCAATCAGATCTCGAGTACCATGAAGATGATCAGCCACATGGACTTGACGAGT TTGAATCCATTCATGTCGTTTTGTCTATACATCTCGGCGCGCGTTTTCGTGCAGTATCTCAAATCCCGGCCAGATGATTCGACGGTCCAGTCCTCGCTACAATTTGTGATTGGTGCACTCAACGCAATGAAGTCGAAGAATCCTTTGACCGAGTCCTTCCTTGTTCAGCTGGATGTTGATCTCGAAGGAACGGGGATCCGAGCCGTGAATGCTTCGTTCGCGGACAGCGCCAAACAAACTGCGCAAATTATG CAATCTTTTTGTAGTGACGCTTCCAGCCACTACCCTGCCACATTCATCCCATCCCAGCACACACAACCTAGCTTTCCCACCGCCAACCAGTATCCTGCACAGAATGGCATGACAACTTCGCTTCCCAGCCGACACAAAGATTCCATGTCCTCATTTCCGGAGGAACGTACACGAGAGCCAAATCGGCTGTTCCCTCAGAACAGTCAACTAGCCCCAGATTTCGCGACTGGAATGATTTTGGACATGGACGTTGATCTTTCGCCAGACTTTGGCTCGAGCGATAAGAACAACCCTCCATCCGACCATCCCACGCCGTCGACATTGAACTCgtcctccaacacctcctACTCAATGAACGGCGCGGAAAACAACTCCCCAGGCAAGAAGCAACAAAAGTTGAATTCAACCTACGGCAGCCAAGGCCCCACTACTACGTCCTCAGACACGTCGAACTCCGTACATATCTCGCCGACAGGCACTGAGCCTTCTTCCCAGGCTCCCAATAATCTGAATCCGTTGGCTGGCCAAATGTATCCAGGCACCACGGAAAGCTCAATGGGTTCCTCGGGGATGGCTCATGCATTTAGCATGCCCTCTGGATGGGACATTCCCCCGAATCCCGACGCAGACGGAGACAATAACCTGGACTTTGGCACAGTTCTGACCGAGGCCCAGTGGGCGAATATCCTCAATGGAACTGGACCTGACCATTCCACCGGTTGGGAAAATTGGCGGTCGACCTGA
- a CDS encoding uncharacterized protein (ID:PFLUO_008934-T1.cds;~source:funannotate), producing the protein MLQPRLALRSLRLPFRSLPSIPARGYAHVVEQKETIPSTPSFDQSAAFAPPPTRSDSGVLIRKYTPRTPGVRHLRRPINDHLWKGRPHHKLTFPKRGHAKGGRNNSGRITVRHRGGGHKRRIRTIDFLRMAPGPHLVERIEYDPGRTAHIALVRNQKTEQVSYIIAADGMRAGDVVQSYMSGIPEDLWKSMGGTVDPGVLAARTAWRGNCLPLHMIPVGTLIFNVGLRPGKGGQLCRSAGTHATVVAKGDQSQQQQQNRAMALEEDETEKKPLSQRERQRQERLATHITIRLQSGESRLIHKDCCATIGVASNPNYHYNQIGKAGRSRWLNIRPTVRGLAMNAMDHPHGGGRGKSKGNVDPKSPWGIPTKSGYKTRPKWKINKAVVHARPRNQGRRRRGYN; encoded by the exons ATGTTGCAGCCCCGACTGGCTCTCCGGAGTCTTCGGCTGCCGTTCAGGAGTCTACCCTCCATTCCCGCTCGTGGCTACGCCCACGTCGTCGAGCAAAAAGAGACCATCCCGTCCACCCCGAGCTTCGATCAATCGGCCGCATTcgctcctccaccaacccgCAGTGACTCGGGCGTTCTGATTCGCAAATATACCCCTCGCACACCCGGTGTGCGACATCTGCGGCGACCGATCAATGATCACCTGTGGAAAGGCCGCCCTCACCACAAGCTGACCTTCCCCAAGCGCGGCCACGCCAAAGGTGGCCGGAACAACTCGGGCAGAATCACCGTGCGCCATCGGGGTGGTGGTCACAAACGTCGGATACGAACGATTGACTTCTTGCGCATGGCACCGGGGCCTCACCTCGTGGAGCGCATTGAGTATGATCCTGGCCGGACGGCGCATATCGCCCTGGTCCGGAATCAAAAGACCGAGCAAGTGAGCTACATCATCGCCGCAGACGGAATGCGCGCGGGGGACGTGGTGCAGAGCTACATGTCCGGTATCCCGGAAGATCTCTGGAAGAGCATGGGCGGCACCGTGGATCCTGGTGTGCTGGCAGCCCGGACCGCCTGGAGAGGCAATTGTCTCCCCTTGCATATGATTCCCGTGGGCACTTTGATTTTCAATGTCGGCCTGCGGCCCGGGAAAGGGGGCCAGCTATGTCGGAGCGCGGGGACCCATGCCACCGTCGTCGCCAAGGGCGATCAATcccaacagcagcagcagaaccgGGCGATGGCActcgaggaggatgagacggAGAAGAAACCCCTGTCGCAGCGAGAACGGCAACGACAGGAGCGCCTGGCCACTCACATCACCATCCGCCTCCAGAGCGGCGAGTCGCGGCTCATCCACAAGGACTGCTGTGCCACCATTGGCGTTGCCAGCAATCCAAACTACCACTACAATCAGATTGGCAAGGCAGGCCGGTCGCGCTGGCTCAACATCCGTCCCACCGTTCGTGGTCTGGCCATGAACGCGATGGACCACCCtcacggtggtggtcgtggcaAGTCCAAGGGTAACGTGGACCCTAAGAGCCCTTGGGGTATTCCG ACCAAATCCGGCTACAAGACTCGTCCGAAGTGGAAGATCAACAAGGCGGTGGTGCATGCCCGGCCTCGCAACCAGGGCAGACGCCGTCGTGGATACAACTAG
- a CDS encoding uncharacterized protein (ID:PFLUO_008935-T1.cds;~source:funannotate), whose amino-acid sequence MPQARSLRTRGTMNENDENGPSTRLTRAKSAALTDNGATKKPLQTKRAATTNANGPPRRAMALKDVSNVNKGDDAETKVGKKGAVKPGLTSKATTQTGAVQKLSRTNSSRAGPRDNVAKKPSSSDIKRSGSGPGAIGSTKKRPSSQKSIREEPALADEPPRKKIDSKVPRTRDEEVVVTENVALAPGVIDLDTEDLDDPLMVAEYVVEIFDYLRDLELRTLPNPDYIEHQPDLEWKMRGILVDWLIEVHTRFRLLPETLFLAVNIIDRFLSAEVVALDRLQLVGVTAMFIASKYEEVLSPHVANFSHVADETFSDKEILDAERHILATLQYNMSFPNPMNFLRRISKADNYDIQTRTLGKYLMEISLLDHRFMAYPQSQISGAAMYLARLILERGSWDETLAHYSGYTEEEIDPVFRLMVDYLHRPVCHEAFFKKYASKKFLKASILTRQWAKKYHHLYIDSSLSEPYNSIKDSEQ is encoded by the exons ATGCCCCAG GCCCGTAGCCTCCGCACCCGAGGCACGATGAATGAGAACGATGAAAACGGGCCTTCGACGCGTCTGACGCGGGCCAAGTCGGCTGCTCTCACCGACAATGGCGCCACCAAGAAGCCCCTGCAGACCAAGCGGGCGGCCACAACCAACGCCAATGGGCCCCCACGTCGGGCGATGGCTCTCAAGGATGTGAGCAATGTCAACAagggtgatgatgctgagACCAAGGTTGGAAAGAAAGGCGCTGTCAAGCCTGGCTTGACCTCCAAGGCGACCACCCAGACTGGAGCTGTTCAGAAGCTCAGCCGTACCAACTCGTCACGAGCGGGGCCTCGAGACAACGTTGCCAAGAAGCCTTCCTCATCGGACATCAAGCGTTCAGGGAGCGGACCCGGTGCCATCGGCAGCACAAAGAAGCGGCCCTCGAGCCAAAAGTCGATCCGGGAGGAACCTGCGCTGGCTGACGAGCCCCCccgcaagaagattgataGCAAGGTCCCCCGCACCCGGGATGAAGAGGTTGTTGTTACAGAGAATGTCGCGCTGGCCCCTGGCGTGATCGATCTGGATACTGAGGACCTAGACGACCCCTTGATGGTTGCTGAATACGTGGTTGAGATCTTTGATTACCTGAGGGACCTCGAGCTGCGGACACTGCCCAATCCCGACTACATCGAGCACCAACCTGACCTGGAATGGAAGATGCGTGGCATCCTGGTCGACTGGCTGATTGAGGTCCACACGCGTTTCCGTCTGCTCCCCGAAACTCTGTTCCTGGCTGTCAACATCATCGACCGTTTCCTGTCGGCTGAGGTGGTGGCTCTGGACCGCCTGCAGCTCGTCGGCGTAACGGCCATGTTCATTGCCTCCAAGTACGAGGAGGTCCTTTCTCCCCACGTGGCCAACTTCAGCCACGTTGCCGATGAGACTTTCTCGGACAAGGAGATCCTAGATGCGGAGCGTCACATCCTGGCAACCCTGCAGTACAACATGAGCTTCCCCAACCCCATGAACTTCCTGCGTCGGATTTCCAAGGCCGACAACTACGACATTCAGACTCGGACTCTGGGCAAGTACCTCATGGAGATCAGCCTTCTCGACCACCGTTTCATGGCCTATCCGCAAAGCCAGATCTCTGGCGCCGCCATGTACCTGGCGCGTCTTATTCTGGAGCGGGGTTCCTGGGACGAAACGTTGGCCCACTACTCCGGGTACACagaggaggagatcgaccCCGTCTTCCGCCTGATGGTCGACTATCTCCACCGCCCTGTCTGCCACGAGGCCTTCTTCAAGAAGTATGCCAGCAAGAAATTCTTGAAGG CTTCGATCCTCACGCGTCAATGGGCCAAAAAGTACCACCACTTGTACATTGACAGCTCCCTCTCCGAACCGTACAATTCCATCAAGGACAGCGAACAGTAG
- a CDS encoding uncharacterized protein (ID:PFLUO_008936-T1.cds;~source:funannotate) — protein sequence MPLTRGHLLVTPRRHYEMLGDVGVAVGQEMGKWLPILSRVVTRTVLGEDAEKHWNVVQNNGARAAQQVPHVHFHIIPRPAAEGAWNPRLKPSYAMFGRGQRDELDDDEGASLANEMRAELAREVQRVFEEEGVDLELDMKQRGKL from the exons ATGCCGTTGACGCGCGGCCACCTGCTCGTCACCCCGAGACGACACTATGAGATGCTAGGCGATGTGGGCGTTGCTGTTGGGCAGGAG ATGGGGAAATGGCTTCCTATCCTGTCGAGGGTCGTCACTCGGACTGTATtgggagaagatgcagaGAAGCATTGGAACGTTGTTCAGAATAACG GCGCCCGCGCAGCCCAACAAGTCCCGCACGTGCATTTCCACATCATCCCCCGTCCCGCCGCGGAGGGTGCTTGGAATCCACGGTTGAAACCGAGTTACGCCATGTTTGGCCGCGGCCAGAGAGATGagctcgatgatgatgaggggGCCAGTCTGGCGAATGAGATGAGAGCTGAGCTGGCGCGGGAAGTGCAGAGGGTttttgaggaagagggggTAGATTTAGAGCTGGATATGAAGCAGAGAGGGAAGTTGTGA
- a CDS encoding uncharacterized protein (ID:PFLUO_008937-T1.cds;~source:funannotate): protein MEYLIRFAQQHESFRLPEIEALATLAGIDLEIISYNDYAPYCIVKLKDEAAARALIRRSILSKDIYELWGQGSTYDEVHADVRRRTPHLWAQYQKTPFAFHVECFAGKRSHSTKMEIIQSFSYVGFTGPIRLKNPDQQWWVMEEYVSDVEAATPEGMPQSAEPRKIYLGRKIAEGNRSAVDKYDLKKRKYISTTSMDAELSLVTANMAHAAPGKLFFDPFVGTGSFIVSAAHFGALTLGSDIDGRAFRGSADGRKDGMCLLQNYRQYGHMSQFVEAFVSDLTNSPLRRAQFLDGIVCDPPYGVREGLRVLGMKDGRGKQPVYIDGVPAHYRPGYIAPKKPYGFEALQNDILDFAAQTLVSDGRLSMWMPTASDEDVEFPIPMHPNLQVLSVSVQPFNNWSRRLITYRRLPEGEVSDVSLARSKADDLGMSADDLNAFRRKVKT, encoded by the exons ATGGAGTATCTGATCCGGTTTGCGCAGCAGCACGAGTCCTTCCGACTACCAGAAATCGAGGCCCTGGCCACTCTCGCCGGCATCGATCTGGAGATCATCTCCTACAACGACTAT GCACCATACTGCATCGTCAAACTGAAAGACGAAGCAGCTGCGCGGGCCTTAATCCGGCGCAGCATTCTCTCCAAAGACATATACGAGCTCTGGGGGCAAGGCAGCACCTATGACGAAGTGCACGCCGACGTGCGCCGCCGGACGCCGCATCTGTGGGCCCAGTACCAGAAGACTCCCTTTGCATTCCACGTCGAGTGTTTCGCCGGCAAACGGAGCCATTCCACCAAGATGGAAATCATCCAGTCGTTCTCCTATGTCGGCTTCACGGGCCCGATCCGGCTCAAGAATCCCGATCAGCAGTGGTGGGTGATGGAGGAGTACGTGTCTGACGTGGAAGCCGCCACACCGGAGGGCATGCCGCAGTCTGCCGAGCCGAGGAAGATATATCTCGGCCGCAAGATCGCGGAGGGGAACCGCAGCGCCGTTGACAAGTATGACTTGAAGAAACGAAAATACATCAGCACGACCTCCATGGACGCCGAGCTGAGTCTCGTCACGGCGAACATGGCGCACGCCGCGCCGGGGAAGCTCTTTTTCGATCCGTTCGTCGGAACCGGCAGCTTTATAGTCTCTGCTGCGCATTTCGGGGCTCTGACGCTGGGGTCGGATATCGATGGTCGTGCGTTCCGCGGGTCGGCGGACGGGCGCAAGGATGGAATGTGTCTGCTGCAGAATTATCGGCAATATGGACATATGAGCCAGTTTGTCGAGGCGTTCGTGTCGGATCTTACGAATAGCCCGCTGCGTAGGGCACAGTTCCTCGATGGGATTGTCTGCGATCCGCCGTATGGCGTTCGTGAAGGGCTGAGGGTTTTGGGGATGAAAGATGGGCGCGGCAAGCAACCCGTTTATATTGATGGTGTTCCTGCTCACTA TCGTCCGGGATACATCGCTCCCAAAAAGCCGTACGGGTTCGAGGCACTGCAGAATGATATCTTGGACTTTGCTGCGCAGACTCTAGTCAGCGATGGCCGTCTGTCGATGTGGATGCCAACTgccagcgacgaggacgTCGAGTTCCCGATTCCCATGCATCCCAATTTGCAGGTGCTGAGTGTTTCTGTTCAGCCGTTTAATAACT GGTCCCGCCGACTCATAACCTACCGTCGTCTTCCGGAGGGAGAAGTGTCGGATGTGTCATTGGCTCGAAGCAAAGCTGATGACCTGGGCATGAGTGCCGATGATCTCAATGCATTCCGCCGGAAGGTAAAGACTTGA
- a CDS encoding uncharacterized protein (ID:PFLUO_008938-T1.cds;~source:funannotate) codes for MDLLPAPTEPSEALKSPVVEIETVDMVADAVAAPDPEVSSELDTDSDDSDAWETLSDADDAIQLLRDDQLRDGLVPGACTLDEATAYRQRLHAIGKAAFVEETIARETVTAKKLCTAFGIAPPAFLDGAPDEAFHPLLAIAISREFSRRPKLPQYNTIDDAVKLLRESKNVIVLTGAGISTSLGIPDFRSKDTGLYSRLEHLGLSDPQEVFDIHIFREDPSIFFSIAKEILPTEKKYSPTHGFIRLLQDKGKLLTNYTQNIDNIEANAGVLPEKMVQCHGSFATATCMKCKFKVSGDAIFSDIKDGTIPECTACQKSIAEDALKPQGLKRKRSANGQQKSRKDSDDSSDDEDYDIPTPGVMKPDITFFGEDLPDEFGRRLVHHDRELADLVIVIGTSLKVAPVAEVPGILPRNVPQIYISRTPVSHTGFDIDLLGDCDVVVSELCRRAGWDLQHHMIPADEKVEVTPVEGYESRHMFRVIGA; via the exons ATGGACTTGTTACCGGCGCCCACTGAGCCCAGCGAGGCGCTCAAGTCCCCGgtcgtcgagatcgagaccGTCGACATGGTCGCCGATGCCGTTGCGGCCCCAGACCCGGAGGTCTCGTCTGAGTTGGACACGGACAGCGACGACTCCGATGCCTGGGAGACGCTGtccgacgccgacgacgcgatccagctgctgcgcgatgACCAGCTTCGTGATGGGCTCG TGCCCGGTGCATGTACCCTCGACGAAGCAACGGCGTATCGCCAGCGCCTGCATGCGATCGGCAAGGCGGCCTTTGTGGAGGAGACCATCGCCCGAGAAACCGTGACGGCCAAGAAACTGTGCACGGCATTTGGCATTGCACCGCCGGCCTTCCTAGACGGAGCGCCAGACGAGGCCTTCCACCCTCTTCTGGCGATTGCCATCTCCCGGGAATTTTCCCGGCGGCCGAAGCTGCCCCAGTATAATACAATCGACGATGCCGTGAAGCTGCTCCGGGAGTCCAAGAATGTCATTGTGTTAACCGGCGCGGGCATCTCCACGAGCCTGGGGATCCCAGACTTTCGTTCCAAGGATACGGGTCTCTACTCGCGGCTCGAACATCTGGGCCTGAGCGACCCGCAAGAGGTTTTTGATATCCACATCTTCCGTGAAGATCCCAGtatcttcttctcgatcgccaaggagatcctgcCCACGGAAAAGAAATACTCGCCTACCCATGGTTTTATTCGGCTGCTGCAGGATAAGGGCAAGTTGTTGACCAACTATACCCAGAACATCGACAATATCGAGGCCAACGCGGGGGTTCTGCCCGAGAAGATGGTACAGTGTCACGGGTCCTTTGCGACGGCAACATGTATGAAATGCAAGTTCAAGGTCTCGGGCGATGCCATCTTTAGTGATATCAAGGACGGTACTATCCCGGAATGCACCGCCTGTCAAAAGAGCATCGCGGAGGATGCATTGAAGCCTCAGGGGTTGAAGCGCAAGCGGAGTGCCAATGGGCAGCAGAAGAGCCGCAAGGACTCCGATGACAGCTCAGATGATGAGGATTATGACATCCCGACTCCGGGGGTGATGAAG CCCGATATCACGTTCTTTGGCGAAGATCTTCCCGACGAGTTCGGTCGTCGTCTCGTGCACCACGATCGCGAACTCGCCGATTTGGTCATTGTAATCGGCACTTCGTTAAAGGTAGCCCCCGTTGCAGAAGTGCCGGGGATCCTGCCGCGCAATGTTCCCCAGATCTATATATCGCGCACG CCTGTGTCGCATACCGGCTTCGACATTGACCTCCTGGGCGACTGCGACGTAGTCGTATCGGAGCTCTGCCGCCGAGCCGGCTGGGATTTGCAGCACCATATGATACCCGCTGATGAGAAAGTAGAAGTCACTCCCGTTGAGGGATACGAGTCACGACATATGTTTCGGGTAATTGGCGCATAG